GACGATATAATAATTTTCATTTGCAATTGAAAAATTTTCACTTTTAAGCCCAACAATTGGCGATCCACTTTTACTACTTACATTAAGCTCAACATAAATTTTAGGCCCTCCAAGCCTAACTATTCTTCTAACATCAACATTTAAACTGTCATAAAGACTTGTATCACTCTTGTAAACTGAAACCTTGGCATTATTAAAATCTGAAACAATCATCTGATTATTGGCATCCAAAACAGATGAGGAAATTTTAGAATTCAATTTATCTGCTTTTAAAATTTTTGTAATTGTCTTTTTAGCAATGTTGTAATTATAAACACCATCCTTTGAAGATACTATAACATTGTTGCCTGCAGAATCACTGCTAAGTCCCTCCATTCCTTCAATAGAAGTAAAAACTGAATACAAATGATTACCACTAGTATCAAAAACTTCAATAGTATTTCTAAGAGAATCTGCAACGTAAATATTTTCATTTAAATAAGTAATACCTGTAGGACCTAAAAGGCCCTTATAACCAGAAGTTCTAGAACCAAAATGAAGGATAAAATCACCATCAAGCCCGAACTTACTCACTCTTTTATTTCCCCACTCACTCACATAAATATAGTTTCTCTTATCAATAGCCATATACTGAGGAGCAAGCAATTCCCCATCTTTTGTACCTTTTCCCCCAATAGATTTCTTTTTAACTCCAAGAACTTTGTCATAAACACCAATTTCATCACTTGAATAAAGAGTTACATAAAGTAAATTATTAGCTTCAATAACATCATAAGGTGATTTCAAATAACTAAATCCATTTTTAACTAAAGTATTAACATTATTATTAACATCAAAATACAATATTTCATTACCTACAAAATTAACAGCGTAATATCCACCGTACTTATCAGCCCTCAAAGATGTAATCTGATACCCATGTGGCCTTTTGTAAATAGAATTGTCAAGAGATGCAACTTTTACAAGTTTTTTAAAATTAAGCTCATAATTTGAAAAAATACCTCTCCTTTGCTCAATAGTAGAAATCAAATGCCTAAGATAGGGAACCTTATAGCCTTGATCTTTTAAATTTCTCCATTCCATTAAAGCTTCTTCAACATAACCAAGCCTATAATAAACATTACCAATCCAAAAGTGATAATCAAGGTTATTAGGATCAAAACTTAAAATTTTTTTAAAAGATAAAAGAGCATCATCATAAATTCCATTATTATAGGAATTGAGAGCCCATTTAAACTCTTCTTGAGCATCTTTGTTGGTGACTATTCCTTGGGCATGCAAACTAAAAAGATTTAAAAAAAATAAACCAATAATACCAAAAATTAACATAATTCCCTTTACTCTTTAAAGACCTATTACAAGCAGAAAATTTTCAAAAATAATACAAAAAAATAATGCTATCATATAAAATGCATATAAAATTATTAATGATAATATTAAATATATTGCATTATTACATCACTAATAATAATAGTAAAAAAGAGGGAAAATGAAAACTAGATACTTTTGCCTAGCCATATTTTCAGGAATTCTTACAACACTTGCAATTCCAAATGAAATTAAAGAAACAGGATATTCAACCCTAGGATTTGTTGCATATGTGCCGCTTTTTATAGCCTTAAACAAACTAAAAGATAAAAAAACATTAATAGGTTTAACAGTATTTTACTTCTTAATAGCCAACAGCTTGCAAAATTTTTGGCTTGGATTTTTTCATGCATTTGGATGGATTACATTCATTGGAGTAGTCATAGGATACATTCCATATTCATTAACTTTGGGTTATTTTCTTTATCACTCTTTAAAAAGCTTTAAAAATAAGACAATAATAATAGCAATGCTTTTCACATTTTATGATTATTCAAGATCAATTGGATTTTTAGCGTATCCCTGGGGACTTGGAGCTTTCACTGTAAATAACTTTAACAATTTAATTCAAGTAGCAGACATTTTTGGCGTATTTTTTGTATCATTTGCAGTCTATTTTTTAAACTCTGGAATTGCAAGCTTTTTAATCCACAAAAACAAAACTAATTTGCTAAACACAATATTTCCAATATTACTAATATTAACATCTTTTACTTATGGAATGCTTAAAAAAATAGAACTAAAAAGCTTACTAGCAAAAGAAATAGATAGTCTAGATATTGCAGCTATTCAGCTTAACACTGATCCTTGGTTACCTGGAAATGACGAAAAGGGAATAAAAGATTCTATTGAAATTACAGAACAAGCCTTAAAAGAAAATCCAAAAATAGAATTTGTAATCTGGAGCGAAGGAGTGCTAACCTACCCTTTTAGTAAAGAAAACCAGTACTTTAAAAATAACTACTTACATAATGAACTGAAAAATTTTATAAAAGAAAGAAAAATCCCATTTGCCATTGGGGCTCCCTCAAATGTCGACAAAACTATAGGAATTCAACAAAATTCTATTTATATGATAGAGCCAAACCTCAACATTGCAAACATATACTCTAAAATATTCTTAGTCCCTTTTGCGGAAAAAATTCCCTTTTACGAATATAAATTTATAAGAAACTTTTTTTTAAAAAATTTTAGAATCTTGGGGCAGATTGAAGGGAATAAAATTGAAATATTAAAATTGAAAAAATTTAAATTTGCTCCTTTAATATGTTATGACGATGCATTTCCAGAACTTTCAAGATTTTATAAAACCCAAGGCGCCAATACATTGCTAAATTTTTCAAATGACTCTTGGTCAAAAACAAATTCAGCAGAATGGCAACACTTTGTTGTAGCTAAATTTAGAAGCATTGAAAATGGAATTAAAACCATTAGAGCTACAAACTCGGGAATTACTGCAATCATAAACGAATACGGAGAAAGCATTAGAACATTAGAAACTTTTAAAAAAGGCTACTTATTATCAATAGTAAAACTGTCCCCAACATTTACAACTATTTATGAAAAAATTGGAGACTTATTTGTACATATGCTAATAATAATGTTTTTAATTACAACGCTAAGATTTCACTTTATAGAAGACAAAAACCAATTATTGTTATCTTCTGTAGTAAAAATTAAAGTCTGATGTTCTTTCCAAAATGGAAAATTTTTAGTAATATCATTTTTTTTGGCACTCACGTTAACAGCAAAAGAAGTATCGTTGGATTTTGAAATTTTCAAAGACTTTAAATCGTAGTAATCATCAACTGACAAATACTCTAACTCATCAGCATCAATCTTAGATGAAGCACTTGATAAAGATGATATAAAATCATTTTTTGATTCAAATTGACCCATAACATTAACTTTATCTGCAACAACAGAGTCAAACAAATCAAAGTTTCGAGAAATTAAAGCTCTTGCAAACTTTCCAAATTGAAATTTAATAATCTTATCTTGATTTTTACTTCTCTCTCTTTGAGCAATATATTCTATTTTAGGAGCATTTGTAAAATCATTTATTTCTATTTTTTCGTGCACTATTCCAGGTATCTCCTCAAGCTTAACATCTTCAAGCATAACAACCTTGAAACTTTCATCTTTCATCTTAGCATCAAGCTCTTTAACTGCAAGCTTGATGTTAGTTTCCTTTTTCAAACCTGGATAAATCTTTAAAGCTTTTGCTTGGAAAAGCTTTCCCTTTTTAACCTTACCAACGTTTATATACCTTTGACCAACTTCATAATAAAAAATAGCAAGCTCTTTTTGCTTATCAACATAAGAAGAACTACCTTGAGCAAACAAATTCAAAAAAACAAAAGAACATAAAAAACATAGAAGAAATAATCTTCCCATAAGAACCTCCATTAACACTCAACCTTTAAAACAAAAGAATGTCAATCTACTACAAATAATTATAATACAAGTTTATCTCTAATTAAAGAAATCACTTTATCCTTATCTTCTTCGTTAAAAATATTTATTTTATCATAAGAAAATTTTATCTTTGAAGACAAGTTATACTTATCATACCACTCCAAATATTTTCCATTAAGACCTTCAAGATAATCTCTGGGAATATTCATTTCAAAACTTCTATTTCTATTTTTAATTCTGCGCTCAACCTCATCAATGCTGCAATCAAGATAAATAAGCAAACTTGGTCGCTGAGAATGCTCAAGCATATTATCAAGAAGGTCAATATATATTTTATACTCCTCATCAGAGATATGCCCATCACAATTTAAAAGAGAGGCAAACACACGATCACCATAAATAGATCTGTCAAGTATGCCTCCTTTTGTTCTAAACACACCTTTTATTAACTTAAACCTTTCATTGAGAAAATTAATTTGAACTGAGAATGCCCATCTGGACTTATCCTTATAAAATTTATCTAATACCGCTAAAGTAAAATCATTATTCAGTTCACTATAAAAAGGAACTCCCAACTCCTTTGATAAAATATTTCCAAGAGTAGTTTTTCCTACCCCAATTAAACCTTCTATTACAATCACCAAGTCTACCTCCAAAAATAACTTAAAAAGTTCACACATAAGCTAAAAAAAGAATTGCTAAAACATAAAACTTAATTAATCAAAAATTCCAATGTAAAAATTTTAATATAAAATAAAAAATCCTTAAACAAATTTTGAAGAAGAAATCAATAATTTAAAAATTAAAGTTTTTAAATTATTGACATTAATCTTAATTAAAAATAATATATTAAATATAAATGATGTAAAAGTAATAATTAAAAAAATTAATTCTTTTTGATAAAAAGAGGTTAAAATATATAAATCTGGCAATTTAGTAAAAAACAAAATAAAATTTAATTAAAAAATTTAATATTCCTTGATTCAAAATCAAAAATTAAAACTTTTTAAGAAAAAATAAAATTGTTATAAAAAAAGGAGATATAATATGAATTACACAAAATTCCAAGAATTTATATCGGAATTTTTGGGGACATTTATCCTATTGGCTTTAGGAACTGGGTCTGTTGCAATGACAGTATTATTCCCCTCTAGTCCTGCAATACCAGGAGAAATAATAAAAGGAGGATATACAAATATAGTATTTGGGTGGGGACTGGGTGTAACCTTCGGTATTTATACAGCAGCAAGAATAAGCGGAGCGCACCTAAACCCAGCTGTTAGCATAGGATTAGCAAGTGTTGGGAAATTTCCTGCTTCAAAACTTTTGCACTACATTATAGCACAAATATTAGGAGCATTTACGGGTGCATTAATGACACTTGTAGTATTTTATCCTAAATGGATAGAAATGGATCCTGGTTTTGAAAATACTCAAGGCATAATGGCAACTTTTCCCGCTATTCCTGGATTTTTGCCGGGATTTATTGATCAAGTTTTTGGAACTTTTTTGTTAATGTTTTTAATTTGTGTTGTTGGAGATTTTGTAAAAAAATACAGCGATAACCCATTTATTCCATTCATTGTAGGATCGGTGGTTTTGGCAATAGGAATAAGTTTCGGAGGAATGAACGGCTACGCTATTAATCCTGCAAGGGATCTGGGGCCAAGAATTTTACTCCTATTTGCTGGATTTAAAAATCATGGCTTTAACAACCTAAGTGTATTTATTGTCCCAATAATTGGTCCAATAGTTGGAGCAATTCTAGGCGCTACAATTTACGAATTTACTCTAAAAAATAATAAAGGTTAAAGATATTTATCTTTAACAAAGTAAAAGGAAAAATTATGAAATACATTTTATCTATTGATCAAGGTACTACTAGCTCAAGAGCAATAGTATTTGATAAAAATGCAAACGTAAAAGGACTTGCTCAAAAAGAATTTACTCAAATCTATCCAAAACCAAGCTGGGTTGAACATGATCCTACCGAAATATGGGGTTCACAACTTGGAGTTATAACAGAGGCTCTTGCAAATGCAAGAATTCTGCCAAATGAAGTTGATGCTATTGGAATAACCAATCAAAGAGAAACTACAATTATATGGGAAAAAAATACAGGAAAGCCCATTTACAATGCAATAGTATGGCAAGACAGAAGAACTTCAAAAATTTGTGACCAATTAAAAGACGAGGGAAAAGATAAAATTATTTTAGAAAAAACAGGTTTGGTGCTAGATTCTTATTTTAGTGGAACAAAAATAATGTGGATTTTAGATAATGTAGAAGGCGCCAGACAAAAAGCTGAAAATGGTGAATTATGCTTTGGGACAATAGATACATGGATATTGTGGAATCTGACTCAAAAAAAAGTACATGCGACTGATTATTCTAATGCTTCAAGAACATTATTGTTCAATATTAAAACATTAAAATGGGACGATGAACTTTTAAACATATTAAACATTCCAAAAGCAATTTTGCCTGAAGTTAAAGAAAGTTCTACAATATATGGTAAAACAGACAACTTACTATTTGGATCAGAAATTCCTATTGCAGGAATTGCCGGAGATCAATTTGCAGCAACATTTGGACAAGCCTGCCTTAAAAAAGGTATGGCTAAAAACACATATGGAACTGGTTGCTTTTTAACATTAAATATAGGCAAAGAACCAATTATTAGCCATAATAAGCTTTTAACTTCAATTGCATGGGGAAGAAAAAAATCTGTAACTTATGTTCTTGAAGGAAGTGTTTTTATTGGCGGAGCCGTAATTCAGTGGCTAAGAGATGGTCTTGAACTTTTTAGAAAAAGCTCAGATGCAGAATCATTGGCAAGCTCTGCCTCAGATAATGGAGGAGTTTATTTCGTACCAGCATTTGTTGGACTTGGCGCTCCCCATTGGGACTCTTATGCAAGAGGGACAATCATCGGAATAACAAGAGGATCAACAAAAGCTCACATTACAAGAGCTGCTCTTGAAAGTATCGCATTCCAAAGTTTTGACATACTAAACACCATGAAAAAATCTGTTCCTAACTTTGAAATTCAAGAATTAAGAGTAGACGGGGGAGCAAGTCAAAACAATCTATTAATGCAATTTCAAGCTGACCTTTTAGAGTGTAAAGTTGTAAGACCAAAAATAACAGAAACAACTGCTCTTGGGGCTGCTTATCTTGCGGGCCTTGCATCAGGCTATTGGCAAAGCGCCGAAGAAATCATAAGTCTTTGGCAAGTAGATAAAGTATTTGAGCCTTCAATGCCAAAAAGTCATAAAGAAATGCTTCTTGAGAATTGGAACAAAGCAATTGAAAGAGCAAAATCCTGGATACAACATTCTCATAATAATATGTAAAAGTTCAAAAAAAGCTTTAAAGATTATAAAAATATGTTGGAGAATAAATTATTAATAATTTATTTAATTTTTTAAAACAAAAACAGCATATAATAAAAATGCATAGCAAGCAAATAAGCTATTTAAACCTTATAAAAAAGGTAAAAATTATTGGAGAAATACAAAAAACGGTTAATAATATACTAAATCGAAAGAAAAATTATAAAAAATTGAAAAATTTGCCAATGCAATTGGTTTATAACGCTATTCAATAAAATTTAAACAAACGGTCTTTGTGAACAAATGATCTTTGCCAATTTCTCAAATCTATTATTTAACGAAAAAGAAAAAAATTAACAAAAATGGAGGAATATTTAAATTTCATGAATAATAACAAAGAAACAAAATTAAAAGATCTTGAAAATCAAGAATTTGATCTCATAATAATTGGAGGAGGCGCAACAGGTCTTGGTATCGCAGTAGACGCAATCACAAGAGGATATAAAGCAATACTTATAGAAAAATTTGATTACGCAAAAGGAACTTCTTCTAGATCAACTAAATTAATTCATGGAGGAGTAAGATATTTAGCTCAAGGTAATATTGCTTTAGTTAAAGAGGCTTTACACGAAAAAGGCATTCTTGAAAAAAATGCACCCCATTTAATTAATGAATGTGCAATTATTACACCTATTTATAATGCTTTAGAAATACCTTATTATTATTTTGGATTAAGCTATTATCACAGTCTTATGAGCAAAGGAAAATCTACTAAATACAAAACCAAACTACTATCCAAAAAATCTACTATTGAAAAAGCTCCTAATATTAAAACACAAAGCCTTAAATGCTCTGTCCTATATTATGATGATTCATTTGATGATGCCAGAATGGCAATAACACTGTTGAGAACTTTCACTGAAAAAGGGGGCATTGCTCTTAACTATACAGAGCTTAAAAAATTCAATAAGGAAAACGGAAAACTTTCGGGGATTTTGATACAAAATAAATTAACAAAAGAAGAAATTTCATTAAAAAGCAAATGCATAATAAACGCAACTGGAATATTTTCAGATGAAATAAGAAAATTAGATGATGAAAATGCTTCAAACATTATAAAACCTTCCCAAGGTAGTCATTTAATAATAAAAAAAGACAAATTCCCCCCAAATCATGCAATATTAATTCCTAAAACTAGTGATAACAGGATTTTATTTGCTATTCCTTGGTATGGCAGTGTTGTTTGCGGAAGCACCGACATTCCAATAAAAGAGGCAGAAGAAGAACCTAAAAGATTTGATAAAGAGATCGAATTTATCATAAGTAATTTAAACAACTATTTAAATATTAAAATAGAAAAATCAGATATAAAAAGCGTATATACTGGAATAAGACCATTAGTAATGGATCCAAAAGCTATGGGCAACACCTCAAAAATTTCAAGAACTGAAAAAATATTCATTTCAGATTCAAATCTTATTACAATAGCGGGGGGAAAATATACTACATATAGAAAAATGGCAGAAAAAACCTTGTTCAAGGCCATAGAAAAAAATTTAATACGAAATTGTGCACCAACTACAGAAGATTTAAAGTTACACGGTTATCTTACAAAAGAAGAGGCAATGAAAATTCCTGAGCCTTTTAGAACTTACGGCAGTGACTTTGAAATTCTAAAAAATATGGAAGGGTTTGACAAAAAGATACACGAAAACTTGGATTTAAATGAAGCTCAAATAGCTTTTGCAATTGAATTTGAGCAGGCAAAAACTATTGATGATGTTTTAGCAAGAAGAACAAGATCGTTACTTTTAAATCCTCAAGCTACAATTGAAGCTGCTCCAAGAGTTGCTGAAATAATGATGAAACAATTAAATAAATCTGAAAAGTGGAAAAATGAACAAATAAAAAACTTTTTGGAGATAAGTGAAAAATATTTAATTAAAAATTAATTTAATTTTTACTATTAAACAAAGAGATTGTTAAACAATCTCTTTGAATTTAAAAGTTCTAATTTAAAATTTAAAACATTTTAAAAGCCTAAAACCTAATTCACATTAGCAAATTCACAAGCAAGCCTTGAATCTCTTCAATACTATCTAAAAGTTTAATCTGAGTCATTTGATTTTGCAAAACAGAATAGGCAAGCTTGTCTAACTTGTCATTAATAATCTTAATAATTCTATACTTGGGGCGCTTAGAATCTCCCAAGCTACCTCCTTTTTGTTCTTTTAAGCAAACAGAAGAAGATATAATAATGGATATAAACTCTGAAATAACTTTTTTGTAAAAAATCACATTTTGTCTGGACGGCTCACTCAATAGTCTCTCGCCAACGTCATTAATTCCATCTAACATACTTTTAATTAAATCAAGATTAAATTCACCATTTTCAAGTAAAATAAAATGTTTGTCCTCTTTAGCGCTTTCAACTTGAAACACCGAAGAAAAAAGATTGCTCTTATCAAAAAATACTTTTTTACTATCTTTTTTGTAATCCTTTGAATTAAGATTTAATGCTCCGGCAATTAAACTATTTACTTTCATCTATTTTACTCACAGCACTTGAAAAATATTTATCATCTTCACCTTCTAAAG
The nucleotide sequence above comes from Borrelia maritima. Encoded proteins:
- the lnt gene encoding apolipoprotein N-acyltransferase, giving the protein MKTRYFCLAIFSGILTTLAIPNEIKETGYSTLGFVAYVPLFIALNKLKDKKTLIGLTVFYFLIANSLQNFWLGFFHAFGWITFIGVVIGYIPYSLTLGYFLYHSLKSFKNKTIIIAMLFTFYDYSRSIGFLAYPWGLGAFTVNNFNNLIQVADIFGVFFVSFAVYFLNSGIASFLIHKNKTNLLNTIFPILLILTSFTYGMLKKIELKSLLAKEIDSLDIAAIQLNTDPWLPGNDEKGIKDSIEITEQALKENPKIEFVIWSEGVLTYPFSKENQYFKNNYLHNELKNFIKERKIPFAIGAPSNVDKTIGIQQNSIYMIEPNLNIANIYSKIFLVPFAEKIPFYEYKFIRNFFLKNFRILGQIEGNKIEILKLKKFKFAPLICYDDAFPELSRFYKTQGANTLLNFSNDSWSKTNSAEWQHFVVAKFRSIENGIKTIRATNSGITAIINEYGESIRTLETFKKGYLLSIVKLSPTFTTIYEKIGDLFVHMLIIMFLITTLRFHFIEDKNQLLLSSVVKIKV
- a CDS encoding deoxynucleoside kinase, which produces MIVIEGLIGVGKTTLGNILSKELGVPFYSELNNDFTLAVLDKFYKDKSRWAFSVQINFLNERFKLIKGVFRTKGGILDRSIYGDRVFASLLNCDGHISDEEYKIYIDLLDNMLEHSQRPSLLIYLDCSIDEVERRIKNRNRSFEMNIPRDYLEGLNGKYLEWYDKYNLSSKIKFSYDKINIFNEEDKDKVISLIRDKLVL
- a CDS encoding MIP/aquaporin family protein, which translates into the protein MNYTKFQEFISEFLGTFILLALGTGSVAMTVLFPSSPAIPGEIIKGGYTNIVFGWGLGVTFGIYTAARISGAHLNPAVSIGLASVGKFPASKLLHYIIAQILGAFTGALMTLVVFYPKWIEMDPGFENTQGIMATFPAIPGFLPGFIDQVFGTFLLMFLICVVGDFVKKYSDNPFIPFIVGSVVLAIGISFGGMNGYAINPARDLGPRILLLFAGFKNHGFNNLSVFIVPIIGPIVGAILGATIYEFTLKNNKG
- the glpK gene encoding glycerol kinase GlpK — translated: MKYILSIDQGTTSSRAIVFDKNANVKGLAQKEFTQIYPKPSWVEHDPTEIWGSQLGVITEALANARILPNEVDAIGITNQRETTIIWEKNTGKPIYNAIVWQDRRTSKICDQLKDEGKDKIILEKTGLVLDSYFSGTKIMWILDNVEGARQKAENGELCFGTIDTWILWNLTQKKVHATDYSNASRTLLFNIKTLKWDDELLNILNIPKAILPEVKESSTIYGKTDNLLFGSEIPIAGIAGDQFAATFGQACLKKGMAKNTYGTGCFLTLNIGKEPIISHNKLLTSIAWGRKKSVTYVLEGSVFIGGAVIQWLRDGLELFRKSSDAESLASSASDNGGVYFVPAFVGLGAPHWDSYARGTIIGITRGSTKAHITRAALESIAFQSFDILNTMKKSVPNFEIQELRVDGGASQNNLLMQFQADLLECKVVRPKITETTALGAAYLAGLASGYWQSAEEIISLWQVDKVFEPSMPKSHKEMLLENWNKAIERAKSWIQHSHNNM
- a CDS encoding glycerol-3-phosphate dehydrogenase/oxidase — protein: MEEYLNFMNNNKETKLKDLENQEFDLIIIGGGATGLGIAVDAITRGYKAILIEKFDYAKGTSSRSTKLIHGGVRYLAQGNIALVKEALHEKGILEKNAPHLINECAIITPIYNALEIPYYYFGLSYYHSLMSKGKSTKYKTKLLSKKSTIEKAPNIKTQSLKCSVLYYDDSFDDARMAITLLRTFTEKGGIALNYTELKKFNKENGKLSGILIQNKLTKEEISLKSKCIINATGIFSDEIRKLDDENASNIIKPSQGSHLIIKKDKFPPNHAILIPKTSDNRILFAIPWYGSVVCGSTDIPIKEAEEEPKRFDKEIEFIISNLNNYLNIKIEKSDIKSVYTGIRPLVMDPKAMGNTSKISRTEKIFISDSNLITIAGGKYTTYRKMAEKTLFKAIEKNLIRNCAPTTEDLKLHGYLTKEEAMKIPEPFRTYGSDFEILKNMEGFDKKIHENLDLNEAQIAFAIEFEQAKTIDDVLARRTRSLLLNPQATIEAAPRVAEIMMKQLNKSEKWKNEQIKNFLEISEKYLIKN
- a CDS encoding DUF327 family protein; this translates as MKVNSLIAGALNLNSKDYKKDSKKVFFDKSNLFSSVFQVESAKEDKHFILLENGEFNLDLIKSMLDGINDVGERLLSEPSRQNVIFYKKVISEFISIIISSSVCLKEQKGGSLGDSKRPKYRIIKIINDKLDKLAYSVLQNQMTQIKLLDSIEEIQGLLVNLLM